TTGTGTTTCTTCATTTGGTGTTCCAAGAGCAACAACTTCCGTATTAAGCGCGCCATTTGGACGGTGATTGCTCAAATATGAGAAACCGTATGATGATGCAATAGCATCAGTATCTGGTTTTTGATGACCAAAAACAAAAATTTTGTCAGACATTTTCCTACCTCGTTAAAAAAATTTACTTCCCAGAACTTCAGCTCAGTTTGACTAAGCTAAGCATGGGCTTTCTCCGATAAAATCGGATGATATCCTCTAAATTATACCAAAAAAAGCATGATTTAGCACGCTTTCTTTGATATTTATTTTTCAGCTCAAATAAGTCACAAGATGCTGTGATTTTTTTCATCAAACAAGATGATAAACCTTTTTGAATTCTTTTTCGCTAATCCCACGAAACTCACCATTTGCATTCAAAATTAACCATTGACCCACATAAGCTTTGACTGGCGTAGCAAACGAGCCACCACCTGTTTTTCCAAGAATAACCTGCGTCACCACTCCTGCTTTGCCAATGCTTGCAGTAGGGCCAATAAATACCCCCACCACATCCTTTTTCCAGACTAATTTGCCTTCATCAAGCAGCTCTTGAACCCAAGCTTCTGGTGTTTCAGCTCTTGTCACTTTCCAAGCATTACACGTTCCTTCTATTCCAAATGTCGCTTTCATGTAACCGCCTTCTTTCTTTTGTTACGTTCATTATACACCCTCTCCTTTTCCTTGTCAATTCCTTTTCTACAAAAAAATGAACCCAGTAAACCTGGATTCATTCCTTAATTCAACGGCGTTCTAGCAAAATTTTCTAGTTTTTATTTGATCCGTGTCAAATAATCTTGGTAAGATTCGGTTGCCATCACTTCTTTAGCATTATGCACTCGGTCTTTTGTTGGAGGTTTAACTCCCTCAAGTGGATATTTCCAGCCCAACTCACGCCATTTAAATTCACCCATCGTGTGGTAAGGCAAGATTTCAAATTTCAAGACATTTTTCAACGTTTTGACAAATTCGCCCAGTTGAACCAAATCTTCATCGAAGTCGCTCTCTCCTGGAACTAAAACGTGGCGAACCCACATCGCATTCCCTCGCTCAGAAAGATATTGAGCAAAAGCAAGAATATTGTCATTTTTATTAGCAGTCAATTCTTTGTGACGCTCTGGATTGATTTCTTTAATGTCTAACAAGACCAAATCCGTATAATCAAGTAAGTCATCGATGCGTTCAGTGATATAATCATCCGTTTGATAAGGTTGAGCAGCCGTATCCAGTGTGGTGTGAATGCCTAGTGATTTAGCCACTTTAAAAAGCGCCGTCACAAAGTCAATCTGAAGCAGAGCTTCCCCTCCAGAAACAGTGATTCCCCCTTTTTCTCCCCAGAATCCACGGAAACGTGTTGCTTCGTCCAA
The DNA window shown above is from Lactococcus sp. S-13 and carries:
- the pflA gene encoding pyruvate formate-lyase-activating protein, with amino-acid sequence MSENIEELKKVTGLVHSTESFGSVDGPGVRFIIFMQGCRMRCKYCHNPDTWAMKSDKASERTVEDVLDEATRFRGFWGEKGGITVSGGEALLQIDFVTALFKVAKSLGIHTTLDTAAQPYQTDDYITERIDDLLDYTDLVLLDIKEINPERHKELTANKNDNILAFAQYLSERGNAMWVRHVLVPGESDFDEDLVQLGEFVKTLKNVLKFEILPYHTMGEFKWRELGWKYPLEGVKPPTKDRVHNAKEVMATESYQDYLTRIK